Proteins encoded within one genomic window of Brassica rapa cultivar Chiifu-401-42 chromosome A09, CAAS_Brap_v3.01, whole genome shotgun sequence:
- the LOC117128476 gene encoding uncharacterized protein LOC117128476 isoform X1 — MLYCFQISGMELELPNRLYGEGLEPQVKKINNSCRLKLLELLKEKMEPEFDEVMKDPIFSQIMVIQKNDLKFSARLVHSFLCKELMTSKRHEKWFTFARRPLRFGLQEYHAVTGLKVKRENNSGLVTWKDDNGFWSKQIKTNGKINLQIIKKKHLEESNTWTWVDRVRLIYLCVIMGVVMGKDEKVNIPHLYMKLAMDLEKLRNYPWGLYSFDFLLKQIDKTRHKLEQKEGYLMEGFLFGFQIWIMEAVPALGEICGTKVSKDFTGPLCGNWRGCAKCSYEDIIGVENLFPENGILHSFMESHIDGVVLLATDFVQKDEKKDERVDRILDMINSKHDWNNHVWGVKEGTNSEFEESGEEKGEDQTADTERGENSHVAGNVDGTADVSGRNKRKHADRGAESRKKNVLCHLAASSKGNIDTDMKNFLEDLVQASFTAFGEKFCQQFSDRLGKIETEVTQLRTASERTEQFETVVTDRLGKIEAEVTQLRTSLVVTELVGKSDQASGPSLTKINSGPSTSKKGTAPTKKKAVKNQELKTADSCVNLPRAKVTQSSASDLRMGTQEFLESCMKNLPLDTFVKGLNPSQAKVEDSLDWLELPKSLKKPTDSLELQKSLKKPAVRLDDRDIELDGENFPDRCLVFVHPTDFKKMQDWQDTRTAIQIGPSMLDGDLAGRIMSASSWLKNYEIDAIMYVFRERTTLKRWNVDRVAFMTCVFSDLIAKDYQNFCKGIKKYTMDPLLLQYGKGELPSHGRTQMLWNVDVDRMYVPVWVNCNHWIALCISFVTRNIQVFDCGGKKKIKEVEAFAQLIPRIVKAVQSLTIQKHLHITPYNVSYVPMSGLNRLQCHCGVYTIKHIECHVLGLDICRIVCPNVIPVSMKLTSSPLSDICFHKIRSNCWTDIANMSKRLLEINHSISL; from the exons atgttgtattgttttcaaatttcaggTATGGAGTTGGAGTTGCCTAATCGTTTATACGGTGAGGGATTGGAACCTCAGGTTAAGAAGATTAATAACAGCTGCCGACTAAAACTTCTCGAGTtgctaaaagaaaaaatggaacCAGAATTCGATGAAGTTATGAAAGATCCCATTTTTTCACAGATTATGGTTATCCAGAAGAATGATCTGAAGTTTTCGGCGAGGTTGGTACACTCTTTTTTGTGTAAGGAGTTGATGACAAGCAAGAGACATGAGAAGTGGTTCACTTTCGCTAGGAGACCTCTGCGTTTTGGATTGCAAGAGTATCATGCTGTCACTGGTCTGAAAGTGAAGCGAGAGAATAACAGTGGGCTAGTGACATGGAAAGACGATAATGGTTTTTGGAGCAAGCAGATAAAGAcaaatggaaaaataaatttgcaGATCATAAAAAAGAAGCATTTGGAAGAGAGCAATACCTGGACTTGGGTTGATAGGGTGAGACTGATATATCTTTGCGTTATTATGGGTGTGGTGATGGGAAAGGATGAGAAGGTGAATATCCCGCATCTGTACATGAAGTTGGCGatggatttggagaagcttcggAATTATCCATGGGGTCTGTATTCGTTTGATTTCCTTCTGAAGCAAATTGATAAAACAAGGCATAAATTAGAGCAGAAAGAGGGGTATCTGATGGAAGGATTCTTGTTTGGTTTCCAAATTTGGATAATGGAAGCTGTTCCTGCTTTAGGAGAGATTTGTGGCACAAAAGTCAGTAAAGATTTTACAGGTCCACTGTGTGGTAATTGGAGAGGATGTGCAAAATGTTCTTATGAAGATATCATTGGCGTTGAGAACTTATTCCCAGAAAAC GGAATTTTGCATTCATTCATGGAATCCCACATAGATGGAGTGGTCCTTTTGGCAACTGATTTTGTACAGAAGGATGAGAAGAAAGATGAAAGAGTAGATCGTATTTTAGATATGATCAATAGTAAACATGATTGGAACAATCATGTTTGGGGAGTAAAAGAAGGTACGAACTCTGAATTTGAGGAATCTGGCGAAGAGAAAGGAGAGGATCAAACAGCTGATACTGAGAGAGGTGAAAATAGTCATGTTGCAGGGAATGTTGATGGCACAGCTGATGTTTCGGGAAGAAACAAGAGAAAGCATGCAGACCGAGGAGCAGAGTCAAGGAAAAAGAATGTTTTGTGCCACCTAGCTGCTTCATCAAAAGGAAATATTGACACAGATATGAAAAATTTCTTGGAGGATCTGGTACAAGCTTCTTTTACTGCTTTTGGGGAGAAATTCTGTCAGCAGTTCTCGGACAGGTTGGGTAAGATTGAGACTGAGGTTACACAACTCAGGACAGCTTCAGAGAGAACTGAGCAATTTGAGACCGTTGTAACCGACAGATTGGGGAAAATTGAGGCTGAGGTTACACAGCTCAGGACAAGTTTAGTGGTGACTGAATTGGTGGGAAAGAGTGATCAAGCAAGCGGTCCTAGCTTGACCAAAATCAACAGTGGTCCTAGCACCAGCAAAAAAGGAACTGCTCCAACAAAGAAAAAG GCTGTAAAAAACCAAGAGTTAAAGACTGCTGATTCGTGTGTCAATTTACCTCGTGCAAAAGTTACTCAATCATCAGCTAGTGATCTTCGTATGGGTACACAAGAGTTTTTGGAAAGTTGCATGAAGAACCTTCCATTAGACACATTTGTGAAAGGTTTGAATCCTTCTCAAGCTAAAGTCGAAGATTCATTGGATTGGTTGGAACTTCCTAAATCATTGAAGAAGCCAACAGATTCATTGGAACTTCAAAAATCATTGAAGAAGCCAGCGGTCCGATTAGATGACCGAGATATAGAGCTAGACGGCGAAAATTTCCCTGATCGCTGCTTGGTGTTTGTGCATCCTACAGATTTTAAGAAGATGCAGGACTGGCAAGATACACGAAC AGCTATACAGATTGGTCCTTCTATGTTAGACGGTGATCTAGCCGGACGTATTATGTCTGCCAGCAGTTGGCTTAAAAACTAC GAAATTGATGCTATAATGTATGTTTTCCGGGAAAGAACAACATTGAAACGATGGAACGTAGATCGTGTTGCTTTCATGACATGCGTCTTCAGCGACCTCATTGCTAAGGATTACCAGAATTTCTGTAAGGGAATTAAAAAATACACTATGGATCCATTACTACTGCAATACGGTAAAGGTGAACTGCCTTCCCATGGAAGAACACAAATGTTGTGGAATGTCGATGTGGATCGGATGTACGTTCCTGTCTGGGTCAATTGCAACCATTGGATTGCTTTATGCATCAGTTTTGTGACTAGGAATATCCAGGTGTTTGACTGCgggggtaaaaaaaaaatcaaggaaGTGGAAGCTTTCGCGCAGCTTATTCCTCGGATTGTCAAGGCCGTGCAGTCATTGACAATACAGAAGCATCTCCACATCACTCCGTACAATGTTTCCTATGTACCTATGAGTGGTCTTAACCGACTTCAATGTCATTGTGGTGTGTACACTATAAAACACATCGAATGCCACGTGCTTGGGTTGGACA
- the LOC117128476 gene encoding uncharacterized protein LOC117128476 isoform X4, giving the protein MLYCFQISGMELELPNRLYGEGLEPQVKKINNSCRLKLLELLKEKMEPEFDEVMKDPIFSQIMVIQKNDLKFSARLVHSFLCKELMTSKRHEKWFTFARRPLRFGLQEYHAVTGLKVKRENNSGLVTWKDDNGFWSKQIKTNGKINLQIIKKKHLEESNTWTWVDRVRLIYLCVIMGVVMGKDEKVNIPHLYMKLAMDLEKLRNYPWGLYSFDFLLKQIDKTRHKLEQKEGYLMEGFLFGFQIWIMEAVPALGEICGTKVSKDFTGPLCGNWRGCAKCSYEDIIGVENLFPENGILHSFMESHIDGVVLLATDFVQKDEKKDERVDRILDMINSKHDWNNHVWGVKEGTNSEFEESGEEKGEDQTADTERGENSHVAGNVDGTADVSGRNKRKHADRGAESRKKNVLCHLAASSKGNIDTDMKNFLEDLVQASFTAFGEKFCQQFSDRLGKIETEVTQLRTASERTEQFETVVTDRLGKIEAEVTQLRTSLVVTELVGKSDQASGPSLTKINSGPSTSKKGTAPTKKKAVKNQELKTADSCVNLPRAKVTQSSASDLRMGTQEFLESCMKNLPLDTFVKGLNPSQAKVEDSLDWLELPKSLKKPTDSLELQKSLKKPAVRLDDRDIELDGENFPDRCLVFVHPTDFKKMQDWQDTRTAIQIGPSMLDGDLAGRIMSASSWLKNYEIDAIMYVFRERTTLKRWNVDRVAFMTCVFSDLIAKDYQNFCKGIKKYTMDPLLLQYGKGELPSHGRTQMLWNVDVDRMYVPVWVNCNHWIALCISFVTRNIQVFDCGELYQVDQKIVRVFVCFAY; this is encoded by the exons atgttgtattgttttcaaatttcaggTATGGAGTTGGAGTTGCCTAATCGTTTATACGGTGAGGGATTGGAACCTCAGGTTAAGAAGATTAATAACAGCTGCCGACTAAAACTTCTCGAGTtgctaaaagaaaaaatggaacCAGAATTCGATGAAGTTATGAAAGATCCCATTTTTTCACAGATTATGGTTATCCAGAAGAATGATCTGAAGTTTTCGGCGAGGTTGGTACACTCTTTTTTGTGTAAGGAGTTGATGACAAGCAAGAGACATGAGAAGTGGTTCACTTTCGCTAGGAGACCTCTGCGTTTTGGATTGCAAGAGTATCATGCTGTCACTGGTCTGAAAGTGAAGCGAGAGAATAACAGTGGGCTAGTGACATGGAAAGACGATAATGGTTTTTGGAGCAAGCAGATAAAGAcaaatggaaaaataaatttgcaGATCATAAAAAAGAAGCATTTGGAAGAGAGCAATACCTGGACTTGGGTTGATAGGGTGAGACTGATATATCTTTGCGTTATTATGGGTGTGGTGATGGGAAAGGATGAGAAGGTGAATATCCCGCATCTGTACATGAAGTTGGCGatggatttggagaagcttcggAATTATCCATGGGGTCTGTATTCGTTTGATTTCCTTCTGAAGCAAATTGATAAAACAAGGCATAAATTAGAGCAGAAAGAGGGGTATCTGATGGAAGGATTCTTGTTTGGTTTCCAAATTTGGATAATGGAAGCTGTTCCTGCTTTAGGAGAGATTTGTGGCACAAAAGTCAGTAAAGATTTTACAGGTCCACTGTGTGGTAATTGGAGAGGATGTGCAAAATGTTCTTATGAAGATATCATTGGCGTTGAGAACTTATTCCCAGAAAAC GGAATTTTGCATTCATTCATGGAATCCCACATAGATGGAGTGGTCCTTTTGGCAACTGATTTTGTACAGAAGGATGAGAAGAAAGATGAAAGAGTAGATCGTATTTTAGATATGATCAATAGTAAACATGATTGGAACAATCATGTTTGGGGAGTAAAAGAAGGTACGAACTCTGAATTTGAGGAATCTGGCGAAGAGAAAGGAGAGGATCAAACAGCTGATACTGAGAGAGGTGAAAATAGTCATGTTGCAGGGAATGTTGATGGCACAGCTGATGTTTCGGGAAGAAACAAGAGAAAGCATGCAGACCGAGGAGCAGAGTCAAGGAAAAAGAATGTTTTGTGCCACCTAGCTGCTTCATCAAAAGGAAATATTGACACAGATATGAAAAATTTCTTGGAGGATCTGGTACAAGCTTCTTTTACTGCTTTTGGGGAGAAATTCTGTCAGCAGTTCTCGGACAGGTTGGGTAAGATTGAGACTGAGGTTACACAACTCAGGACAGCTTCAGAGAGAACTGAGCAATTTGAGACCGTTGTAACCGACAGATTGGGGAAAATTGAGGCTGAGGTTACACAGCTCAGGACAAGTTTAGTGGTGACTGAATTGGTGGGAAAGAGTGATCAAGCAAGCGGTCCTAGCTTGACCAAAATCAACAGTGGTCCTAGCACCAGCAAAAAAGGAACTGCTCCAACAAAGAAAAAG GCTGTAAAAAACCAAGAGTTAAAGACTGCTGATTCGTGTGTCAATTTACCTCGTGCAAAAGTTACTCAATCATCAGCTAGTGATCTTCGTATGGGTACACAAGAGTTTTTGGAAAGTTGCATGAAGAACCTTCCATTAGACACATTTGTGAAAGGTTTGAATCCTTCTCAAGCTAAAGTCGAAGATTCATTGGATTGGTTGGAACTTCCTAAATCATTGAAGAAGCCAACAGATTCATTGGAACTTCAAAAATCATTGAAGAAGCCAGCGGTCCGATTAGATGACCGAGATATAGAGCTAGACGGCGAAAATTTCCCTGATCGCTGCTTGGTGTTTGTGCATCCTACAGATTTTAAGAAGATGCAGGACTGGCAAGATACACGAAC AGCTATACAGATTGGTCCTTCTATGTTAGACGGTGATCTAGCCGGACGTATTATGTCTGCCAGCAGTTGGCTTAAAAACTAC GAAATTGATGCTATAATGTATGTTTTCCGGGAAAGAACAACATTGAAACGATGGAACGTAGATCGTGTTGCTTTCATGACATGCGTCTTCAGCGACCTCATTGCTAAGGATTACCAGAATTTCTGTAAGGGAATTAAAAAATACACTATGGATCCATTACTACTGCAATACGGTAAAGGTGAACTGCCTTCCCATGGAAGAACACAAATGTTGTGGAATGTCGATGTGGATCGGATGTACGTTCCTGTCTGGGTCAATTGCAACCATTGGATTGCTTTATGCATCAGTTTTGTGACTAGGAATATCCAGGTGTTTGACTGCgggg
- the LOC117128476 gene encoding uncharacterized protein LOC117128476 isoform X2, whose translation MLYCFQISGMELELPNRLYGEGLEPQVKKINNSCRLKLLELLKEKMEPEFDEVMKDPIFSQIMVIQKNDLKFSARLVHSFLCKELMTSKRHEKWFTFARRPLRFGLQEYHAVTGLKVKRENNSGLVTWKDDNGFWSKQIKTNGKINLQIIKKKHLEESNTWTWVDRVRLIYLCVIMGVVMGKDEKVNIPHLYMKLAMDLEKLRNYPWGLYSFDFLLKQIDKTRHKLEQKEGYLMEGFLFGFQIWIMEAVPALGEICGTKVSKDFTGPLCGNWRGCAKCSYEDIIGVENLFPENGILHSFMESHIDGVVLLATDFVQKDEKKDERVDRILDMINSKHDWNNHVWGVKEGTNSEFEESGEEKGEDQTADTERGENSHVAGNVDGTADVSGRNKRKHADRGAESRKKNVLCHLAASSKGNIDTDMKNFLEDLVQASFTAFGEKFCQQFSDRLGKIETEVTQLRTASERTEQFETVVTDRLGKIEAEVTQLRTSLVVTELVGKSDQASGPSLTKINSGPSTSKKGTAPTKKKAVKNQELKTADSCVNLPRAKVTQSSASDLRMGTQEFLESCMKNLPLDTFVKGLNPSQAKVEDSLDWLELPKSLKKPTDSLELQKSLKKPAVRLDDRDIELDGENFPDRCLVFVHPTDFKKMQDWQDTRTAIQIGPSMLDGDLAGRIMSASSWLKNYEIDAIMYVFRERTTLKRWNVDRVAFMTCVFSDLIAKDYQNFCKGIKKYTMDPLLLQYGKGELPSHGRTQMLWNVDVDRMYVPVWVNCNHWIALCISFVTRNIQVFDCGGKKKIKEVEAFAQLIPRIVKAVQSLTIQKHLHITPYNVSYVPMSGLNRLQCHCGVYTIKHIECHVLGLDIFMVNDENIWGARIKIMWDLWEAANDLELIERMSKYEPIKCSKPAEYVEIDDL comes from the exons atgttgtattgttttcaaatttcaggTATGGAGTTGGAGTTGCCTAATCGTTTATACGGTGAGGGATTGGAACCTCAGGTTAAGAAGATTAATAACAGCTGCCGACTAAAACTTCTCGAGTtgctaaaagaaaaaatggaacCAGAATTCGATGAAGTTATGAAAGATCCCATTTTTTCACAGATTATGGTTATCCAGAAGAATGATCTGAAGTTTTCGGCGAGGTTGGTACACTCTTTTTTGTGTAAGGAGTTGATGACAAGCAAGAGACATGAGAAGTGGTTCACTTTCGCTAGGAGACCTCTGCGTTTTGGATTGCAAGAGTATCATGCTGTCACTGGTCTGAAAGTGAAGCGAGAGAATAACAGTGGGCTAGTGACATGGAAAGACGATAATGGTTTTTGGAGCAAGCAGATAAAGAcaaatggaaaaataaatttgcaGATCATAAAAAAGAAGCATTTGGAAGAGAGCAATACCTGGACTTGGGTTGATAGGGTGAGACTGATATATCTTTGCGTTATTATGGGTGTGGTGATGGGAAAGGATGAGAAGGTGAATATCCCGCATCTGTACATGAAGTTGGCGatggatttggagaagcttcggAATTATCCATGGGGTCTGTATTCGTTTGATTTCCTTCTGAAGCAAATTGATAAAACAAGGCATAAATTAGAGCAGAAAGAGGGGTATCTGATGGAAGGATTCTTGTTTGGTTTCCAAATTTGGATAATGGAAGCTGTTCCTGCTTTAGGAGAGATTTGTGGCACAAAAGTCAGTAAAGATTTTACAGGTCCACTGTGTGGTAATTGGAGAGGATGTGCAAAATGTTCTTATGAAGATATCATTGGCGTTGAGAACTTATTCCCAGAAAAC GGAATTTTGCATTCATTCATGGAATCCCACATAGATGGAGTGGTCCTTTTGGCAACTGATTTTGTACAGAAGGATGAGAAGAAAGATGAAAGAGTAGATCGTATTTTAGATATGATCAATAGTAAACATGATTGGAACAATCATGTTTGGGGAGTAAAAGAAGGTACGAACTCTGAATTTGAGGAATCTGGCGAAGAGAAAGGAGAGGATCAAACAGCTGATACTGAGAGAGGTGAAAATAGTCATGTTGCAGGGAATGTTGATGGCACAGCTGATGTTTCGGGAAGAAACAAGAGAAAGCATGCAGACCGAGGAGCAGAGTCAAGGAAAAAGAATGTTTTGTGCCACCTAGCTGCTTCATCAAAAGGAAATATTGACACAGATATGAAAAATTTCTTGGAGGATCTGGTACAAGCTTCTTTTACTGCTTTTGGGGAGAAATTCTGTCAGCAGTTCTCGGACAGGTTGGGTAAGATTGAGACTGAGGTTACACAACTCAGGACAGCTTCAGAGAGAACTGAGCAATTTGAGACCGTTGTAACCGACAGATTGGGGAAAATTGAGGCTGAGGTTACACAGCTCAGGACAAGTTTAGTGGTGACTGAATTGGTGGGAAAGAGTGATCAAGCAAGCGGTCCTAGCTTGACCAAAATCAACAGTGGTCCTAGCACCAGCAAAAAAGGAACTGCTCCAACAAAGAAAAAG GCTGTAAAAAACCAAGAGTTAAAGACTGCTGATTCGTGTGTCAATTTACCTCGTGCAAAAGTTACTCAATCATCAGCTAGTGATCTTCGTATGGGTACACAAGAGTTTTTGGAAAGTTGCATGAAGAACCTTCCATTAGACACATTTGTGAAAGGTTTGAATCCTTCTCAAGCTAAAGTCGAAGATTCATTGGATTGGTTGGAACTTCCTAAATCATTGAAGAAGCCAACAGATTCATTGGAACTTCAAAAATCATTGAAGAAGCCAGCGGTCCGATTAGATGACCGAGATATAGAGCTAGACGGCGAAAATTTCCCTGATCGCTGCTTGGTGTTTGTGCATCCTACAGATTTTAAGAAGATGCAGGACTGGCAAGATACACGAAC AGCTATACAGATTGGTCCTTCTATGTTAGACGGTGATCTAGCCGGACGTATTATGTCTGCCAGCAGTTGGCTTAAAAACTAC GAAATTGATGCTATAATGTATGTTTTCCGGGAAAGAACAACATTGAAACGATGGAACGTAGATCGTGTTGCTTTCATGACATGCGTCTTCAGCGACCTCATTGCTAAGGATTACCAGAATTTCTGTAAGGGAATTAAAAAATACACTATGGATCCATTACTACTGCAATACGGTAAAGGTGAACTGCCTTCCCATGGAAGAACACAAATGTTGTGGAATGTCGATGTGGATCGGATGTACGTTCCTGTCTGGGTCAATTGCAACCATTGGATTGCTTTATGCATCAGTTTTGTGACTAGGAATATCCAGGTGTTTGACTGCgggggtaaaaaaaaaatcaaggaaGTGGAAGCTTTCGCGCAGCTTATTCCTCGGATTGTCAAGGCCGTGCAGTCATTGACAATACAGAAGCATCTCCACATCACTCCGTACAATGTTTCCTATGTACCTATGAGTGGTCTTAACCGACTTCAATGTCATTGTGGTGTGTACACTATAAAACACATCGAATGCCACGTGCTTGGGTTGGACATATTTATGGTGAATGATGAGAACATCTGGGGAGCTCGGATAAAGATTATGTGGGATCTATGGGAAGCAGCTAATGATCTAGAACTGATTGAGAGAATGTCAAAGTATGAACCTATTAAGTGTAGTAAGCCTGCCGAGTatgttgagattgatgatttatga